One Brassica napus cultivar Da-Ae chromosome C4, Da-Ae, whole genome shotgun sequence genomic region harbors:
- the LOC106391750 gene encoding G-type lectin S-receptor-like serine/threonine-protein kinase SD3-1 isoform X1 gives MFSLKNHFLFHTSQNRFRYSLKSIHTTTCYLLLPISVYFFIYLLLEMKLLLRALFLSLSLCLLPFAASEIQLGSKLVVGEENASWVSKNGDFALGFFNVPDLPNRFSVGIRFNSQSIPSDQRRVVWVAGAGVSVSDNASYFELSPDGDLVLFDYSLGVPVWTSKTNRFSVQSVSSALLGDDGNLVLLNGKEEIVWESFDTPADTLLPNQKLKAFEMLRAASESSRSSYYSLHMVGSGRLELRWESNITFWSSSNQEAVKYKNISAVLTPEGALLVSHQDITKPVWSVFGEDHNDKVKFRFLRLDRDGNLRMYSFHESSRSWRTVWQAVENQCRVFATCGSQVCSFNGSGDSQCTCPYNTFASKCVTPYQKLSCKSSFRMVTFENMELYGIYPANDSVVSPISSLRCKKMCLEDDSCTAVTYKNDVEKPQCLIKLTRYVSGYSDPSLSSVSYVKTCLNPVAVDPSKREVVGTVTKKSHSVCLSCLLGVTSTTFVLFLAFQVGVIVYVYKRKKKEAVKRAERVRNPKGVVVFSVDEIKEMTNDFEDNIGPKMFKGVMSENELVLVKEIEGALTEERKFRSSAAKIGTMHHKNLAKLEGYCCERGKRFLVYEYAKNGSLLDHHAKNLTWRRRNDVCLSVAKALFYLHSECREFVSHGSLSLGNILIGEEFEAKLTEYGFGSCAADKDVEDFGKMVLALVTGGYEEEWVYREWIEGRGETVVDRSLESGFDVEELERVLRISFWCVQVDERLRPSMGEVVKVLEGTLCVDPPPPPFGCVKSSPSNSSGSGQSLYESVRE, from the exons ATGTTTTCCCTTAAAAACCACTTCCTCTTTCACACTAGCCAAAACCGCTTTAGATATTCTCTCAAAAGTATCCACACAACCACTTGCTATCTCCTTCTTCCAATCTCTGTCTACTTCTTCATCTACCTGCTACTGG agatgaagcttcttcttcgagctctgttcctctctctctctctctgcctcCTCCCCTTCGCGGCTTCAGAGATTCAGCTCGGTTCCAAGCTCGTGGTTGGTGAAGAAAACGCCTCGTGGGTATCTAAAAACGGAGACTTTGCGTTAGGGTTCTTCAACGTTCCTGATTTGCCTAACCGGTTTAGCGTCGGTATCCGGTTTAACTCCCAATCCATCCCCTCTGATCAAAGGAGAGTCGTCTGGGTTGCTGGAGCTGGTGTCTCCGTTTCAGACAACGCCTCTTACTTCGAGCTTAGCCCTGATGgagatttggttttgtttgattaCTCTTTGGGTGTACCGGTTTGGACCAGCAAAACGAACCGGTTCTCTGTTCAATCTGTTTCCTCTGCTTTGCTAGGTGACGATGGTAACCTTGTGTTGTTGAATGGTAAGGAGGAGATTGTTTGGGAGAGCTTTGACACTCCTGCTGACACTCTACTTCCGAACCAAAAGCTGAAGGCTTTTGAGATGCTTAGAGCCGCTAGCGAGAGTTCTAGGTCTAGCTATTACAGCCTTCACATGGTGGGTTCAGGGAGGTTGGAGCTGAGGTGGGAGAGTAACATCACTTTCTGGTCAAGCAGCAACCAAGAAGCAGTCAAGTACAAGAACATTAGTGCTGTTCTTACACCAGAGGGAGCTCTTCTTGTCTCTCATCAAGACATTACTAAACCTGTTTGGTCTGTTTTTGGAGAAGACCACAACGACAAAGTGAAGTTCCGGTTCCTTAGACTAGACCGGGACGGTAACCTCAGAATGTACTCGTTCCATGAGTCTTCAAGGTCCTGGAGAACTGTCTGGCAAGCTGTTGAGAATCAGTGCCGTGTCTTCGCCACCTGCGGATCGCAAGTTTGCTCCTTTAACGGCTCAGGAGACTCTCAGTGCACTTGTCCTTACAACACCTTTGCATCCAAGTGCGTGACGCCTTACCAGAAGCTAAGCTGCAAGTCTAGTTTCAGAATGGTGACGTTCGAGAACATGGAGTTGTATGGGATCTATCCGGCTAATGATTCTGTTGTATCTCCTATTAGCTCACTGAGATGCAAGAAGATGTGTTTGGAGGATGATTCTTGCACTGCGGTTACTTACAAGAACGATGTGGAGAAGCCTCAGTGTCTGATAAAGCTGACTAGATACGTTAGTGGATACTCTGATCCGTCTCTTAGCTCGGTGTCTTATGTTAAAACGTGTTTAAACCCAGTGGCTGTTGATCCTTCGAAGAGGGAAGTAGTGGGGACTGTGACGAAGAAGAGTCATAGTGTCTGTCTCTCTTGTCTTCTCGGGGTAACTTCCACTACGTTTGTGTTGTTTCTTGCCTTCCAGGTTGGTGTCATTGTGTATGTTtataagaggaagaagaaggaagctGTGAAGAGAGCTGAACGGGTGAGAAACCCCAAAGGAGTGGTTGTGTTCTCTGTTGATGAGATCAAGGAGATGACTAATGACTTTGAGGATAACATAGGACCAAAGATGTTCAAGGGAGTTATGTCCGAGAACGAACTTGTTTTGGTTAAAGAGATTGAAGGGGCGTTGACAGAGGAGAGGAAGTTTAGAAGCTCTGCGGCGAAGATTGGGACAATGCATCACAAGAACTTAGCTAAGCTTGAAGGCTACTGCTGCGAACGTGGCAAGAGGTTTCTTGTTTATGAATACGCGAAGAACGGGTCTTTACTTGACCATCACGCTAAGAACCTAACGTGGAGGAGAAGAAACGATGTTTGCTTAAGCGTGGCGAAAGCTCTCTTCTATCTCCACTCGGAGTGCAGAGAGTTCGTCAGTCATGGGAGCTTGAGCCTTGGGAACATTCTGATAGGTGAGGAGTTTGAAGCTAAGTTGACAGAATATGGATTTGGCTCGTGTGCTGCTGATAAAGACGTTGAGGATTTTGGGAAAATGGTGTTAGCTTTGGTGACTGGTGGGTATGAGGAGGAGTGGGTGTACAGAGAATGGATTGAAGGGAGGGGAGAAACCGTTGTGGACAGAAGTTTAGAAAGTGGTTTTGATGTAGAGGAGCTTGAGAGGGTTTTGAGAATCTCTTTCTGGTGTGTTCAGGTGGATGAGCGGTTGAGACCGTCTATGGGGGAAGTGGTTAAGGTTTTGGAAGGTACATTGTGTGTTGATCCACCGCCGCCGCCTTTTGGTTGTGTAAAATCATCGCCGAGTAACTCATCAGGGTCTGGTCAGTCTTTGTATGAATCTGTAAGAGAGTGA
- the LOC106391750 gene encoding G-type lectin S-receptor-like serine/threonine-protein kinase SD3-1 isoform X3, producing the protein MKLLLRALFLSLSLCLLPFAASEIQLGSKLVVGEENASWVSKNGDFALGFFNVPDLPNRFSVGIRFNSQSIPSDQRRVVWVAGAGVSVSDNASYFELSPDGDLVLFDYSLGVPVWTSKTNRFSVQSVSSALLGDDGNLVLLNGKEEIVWESFDTPADTLLPNQKLKAFEMLRAASESSRSSYYSLHMVGSGRLELRWESNITFWSSSNQEAVKYKNISAVLTPEGALLVSHQDITKPVWSVFGEDHNDKVKFRFLRLDRDGNLRMYSFHESSRSWRTVWQAVENQCRVFATCGSQVCSFNGSGDSQCTCPYNTFASKCVTPYQKLSCKSSFRMVTFENMELYGIYPANDSVVSPISSLRCKKMCLEDDSCTAVTYKNDVEKPQCLIKLTRYVSGYSDPSLSSVSYVKTCLNPVAVDPSKREVVGTVTKKSHSVCLSCLLGVTSTTFVLFLAFQVGVIVYVYKRKKKEAVKRAERVRNPKGVVVFSVDEIKEMTNDFEDNIGPKMFKGVMSENELVLVKEIEGALTEERKFRSSAAKIGTMHHKNLAKLEGYCCERGKRFLVYEYAKNGSLLDHHAKNLTWRRRNDVCLSVAKALFYLHSECREFVSHGSLSLGNILIGEEFEAKLTEYGFGSCAADKDVEDFGKMVLALVTGGYEEEWVYREWIEGRGETVVDRSLESGFDVEELERVLRISFWCVQVDERLRPSMGEVVKVLEGTLCVDPPPPPFGCVKSSPSNSSGSGQSLYESVRE; encoded by the coding sequence atgaagcttcttcttcgagctctgttcctctctctctctctctgcctcCTCCCCTTCGCGGCTTCAGAGATTCAGCTCGGTTCCAAGCTCGTGGTTGGTGAAGAAAACGCCTCGTGGGTATCTAAAAACGGAGACTTTGCGTTAGGGTTCTTCAACGTTCCTGATTTGCCTAACCGGTTTAGCGTCGGTATCCGGTTTAACTCCCAATCCATCCCCTCTGATCAAAGGAGAGTCGTCTGGGTTGCTGGAGCTGGTGTCTCCGTTTCAGACAACGCCTCTTACTTCGAGCTTAGCCCTGATGgagatttggttttgtttgattaCTCTTTGGGTGTACCGGTTTGGACCAGCAAAACGAACCGGTTCTCTGTTCAATCTGTTTCCTCTGCTTTGCTAGGTGACGATGGTAACCTTGTGTTGTTGAATGGTAAGGAGGAGATTGTTTGGGAGAGCTTTGACACTCCTGCTGACACTCTACTTCCGAACCAAAAGCTGAAGGCTTTTGAGATGCTTAGAGCCGCTAGCGAGAGTTCTAGGTCTAGCTATTACAGCCTTCACATGGTGGGTTCAGGGAGGTTGGAGCTGAGGTGGGAGAGTAACATCACTTTCTGGTCAAGCAGCAACCAAGAAGCAGTCAAGTACAAGAACATTAGTGCTGTTCTTACACCAGAGGGAGCTCTTCTTGTCTCTCATCAAGACATTACTAAACCTGTTTGGTCTGTTTTTGGAGAAGACCACAACGACAAAGTGAAGTTCCGGTTCCTTAGACTAGACCGGGACGGTAACCTCAGAATGTACTCGTTCCATGAGTCTTCAAGGTCCTGGAGAACTGTCTGGCAAGCTGTTGAGAATCAGTGCCGTGTCTTCGCCACCTGCGGATCGCAAGTTTGCTCCTTTAACGGCTCAGGAGACTCTCAGTGCACTTGTCCTTACAACACCTTTGCATCCAAGTGCGTGACGCCTTACCAGAAGCTAAGCTGCAAGTCTAGTTTCAGAATGGTGACGTTCGAGAACATGGAGTTGTATGGGATCTATCCGGCTAATGATTCTGTTGTATCTCCTATTAGCTCACTGAGATGCAAGAAGATGTGTTTGGAGGATGATTCTTGCACTGCGGTTACTTACAAGAACGATGTGGAGAAGCCTCAGTGTCTGATAAAGCTGACTAGATACGTTAGTGGATACTCTGATCCGTCTCTTAGCTCGGTGTCTTATGTTAAAACGTGTTTAAACCCAGTGGCTGTTGATCCTTCGAAGAGGGAAGTAGTGGGGACTGTGACGAAGAAGAGTCATAGTGTCTGTCTCTCTTGTCTTCTCGGGGTAACTTCCACTACGTTTGTGTTGTTTCTTGCCTTCCAGGTTGGTGTCATTGTGTATGTTtataagaggaagaagaaggaagctGTGAAGAGAGCTGAACGGGTGAGAAACCCCAAAGGAGTGGTTGTGTTCTCTGTTGATGAGATCAAGGAGATGACTAATGACTTTGAGGATAACATAGGACCAAAGATGTTCAAGGGAGTTATGTCCGAGAACGAACTTGTTTTGGTTAAAGAGATTGAAGGGGCGTTGACAGAGGAGAGGAAGTTTAGAAGCTCTGCGGCGAAGATTGGGACAATGCATCACAAGAACTTAGCTAAGCTTGAAGGCTACTGCTGCGAACGTGGCAAGAGGTTTCTTGTTTATGAATACGCGAAGAACGGGTCTTTACTTGACCATCACGCTAAGAACCTAACGTGGAGGAGAAGAAACGATGTTTGCTTAAGCGTGGCGAAAGCTCTCTTCTATCTCCACTCGGAGTGCAGAGAGTTCGTCAGTCATGGGAGCTTGAGCCTTGGGAACATTCTGATAGGTGAGGAGTTTGAAGCTAAGTTGACAGAATATGGATTTGGCTCGTGTGCTGCTGATAAAGACGTTGAGGATTTTGGGAAAATGGTGTTAGCTTTGGTGACTGGTGGGTATGAGGAGGAGTGGGTGTACAGAGAATGGATTGAAGGGAGGGGAGAAACCGTTGTGGACAGAAGTTTAGAAAGTGGTTTTGATGTAGAGGAGCTTGAGAGGGTTTTGAGAATCTCTTTCTGGTGTGTTCAGGTGGATGAGCGGTTGAGACCGTCTATGGGGGAAGTGGTTAAGGTTTTGGAAGGTACATTGTGTGTTGATCCACCGCCGCCGCCTTTTGGTTGTGTAAAATCATCGCCGAGTAACTCATCAGGGTCTGGTCAGTCTTTGTATGAATCTGTAAGAGAGTGA
- the LOC106391750 gene encoding G-type lectin S-receptor-like serine/threonine-protein kinase SD3-1 isoform X2, translated as MKTEMKLLLRALFLSLSLCLLPFAASEIQLGSKLVVGEENASWVSKNGDFALGFFNVPDLPNRFSVGIRFNSQSIPSDQRRVVWVAGAGVSVSDNASYFELSPDGDLVLFDYSLGVPVWTSKTNRFSVQSVSSALLGDDGNLVLLNGKEEIVWESFDTPADTLLPNQKLKAFEMLRAASESSRSSYYSLHMVGSGRLELRWESNITFWSSSNQEAVKYKNISAVLTPEGALLVSHQDITKPVWSVFGEDHNDKVKFRFLRLDRDGNLRMYSFHESSRSWRTVWQAVENQCRVFATCGSQVCSFNGSGDSQCTCPYNTFASKCVTPYQKLSCKSSFRMVTFENMELYGIYPANDSVVSPISSLRCKKMCLEDDSCTAVTYKNDVEKPQCLIKLTRYVSGYSDPSLSSVSYVKTCLNPVAVDPSKREVVGTVTKKSHSVCLSCLLGVTSTTFVLFLAFQVGVIVYVYKRKKKEAVKRAERVRNPKGVVVFSVDEIKEMTNDFEDNIGPKMFKGVMSENELVLVKEIEGALTEERKFRSSAAKIGTMHHKNLAKLEGYCCERGKRFLVYEYAKNGSLLDHHAKNLTWRRRNDVCLSVAKALFYLHSECREFVSHGSLSLGNILIGEEFEAKLTEYGFGSCAADKDVEDFGKMVLALVTGGYEEEWVYREWIEGRGETVVDRSLESGFDVEELERVLRISFWCVQVDERLRPSMGEVVKVLEGTLCVDPPPPPFGCVKSSPSNSSGSGQSLYESVRE; from the coding sequence ATGAAAACAGagatgaagcttcttcttcgagctctgttcctctctctctctctctgcctcCTCCCCTTCGCGGCTTCAGAGATTCAGCTCGGTTCCAAGCTCGTGGTTGGTGAAGAAAACGCCTCGTGGGTATCTAAAAACGGAGACTTTGCGTTAGGGTTCTTCAACGTTCCTGATTTGCCTAACCGGTTTAGCGTCGGTATCCGGTTTAACTCCCAATCCATCCCCTCTGATCAAAGGAGAGTCGTCTGGGTTGCTGGAGCTGGTGTCTCCGTTTCAGACAACGCCTCTTACTTCGAGCTTAGCCCTGATGgagatttggttttgtttgattaCTCTTTGGGTGTACCGGTTTGGACCAGCAAAACGAACCGGTTCTCTGTTCAATCTGTTTCCTCTGCTTTGCTAGGTGACGATGGTAACCTTGTGTTGTTGAATGGTAAGGAGGAGATTGTTTGGGAGAGCTTTGACACTCCTGCTGACACTCTACTTCCGAACCAAAAGCTGAAGGCTTTTGAGATGCTTAGAGCCGCTAGCGAGAGTTCTAGGTCTAGCTATTACAGCCTTCACATGGTGGGTTCAGGGAGGTTGGAGCTGAGGTGGGAGAGTAACATCACTTTCTGGTCAAGCAGCAACCAAGAAGCAGTCAAGTACAAGAACATTAGTGCTGTTCTTACACCAGAGGGAGCTCTTCTTGTCTCTCATCAAGACATTACTAAACCTGTTTGGTCTGTTTTTGGAGAAGACCACAACGACAAAGTGAAGTTCCGGTTCCTTAGACTAGACCGGGACGGTAACCTCAGAATGTACTCGTTCCATGAGTCTTCAAGGTCCTGGAGAACTGTCTGGCAAGCTGTTGAGAATCAGTGCCGTGTCTTCGCCACCTGCGGATCGCAAGTTTGCTCCTTTAACGGCTCAGGAGACTCTCAGTGCACTTGTCCTTACAACACCTTTGCATCCAAGTGCGTGACGCCTTACCAGAAGCTAAGCTGCAAGTCTAGTTTCAGAATGGTGACGTTCGAGAACATGGAGTTGTATGGGATCTATCCGGCTAATGATTCTGTTGTATCTCCTATTAGCTCACTGAGATGCAAGAAGATGTGTTTGGAGGATGATTCTTGCACTGCGGTTACTTACAAGAACGATGTGGAGAAGCCTCAGTGTCTGATAAAGCTGACTAGATACGTTAGTGGATACTCTGATCCGTCTCTTAGCTCGGTGTCTTATGTTAAAACGTGTTTAAACCCAGTGGCTGTTGATCCTTCGAAGAGGGAAGTAGTGGGGACTGTGACGAAGAAGAGTCATAGTGTCTGTCTCTCTTGTCTTCTCGGGGTAACTTCCACTACGTTTGTGTTGTTTCTTGCCTTCCAGGTTGGTGTCATTGTGTATGTTtataagaggaagaagaaggaagctGTGAAGAGAGCTGAACGGGTGAGAAACCCCAAAGGAGTGGTTGTGTTCTCTGTTGATGAGATCAAGGAGATGACTAATGACTTTGAGGATAACATAGGACCAAAGATGTTCAAGGGAGTTATGTCCGAGAACGAACTTGTTTTGGTTAAAGAGATTGAAGGGGCGTTGACAGAGGAGAGGAAGTTTAGAAGCTCTGCGGCGAAGATTGGGACAATGCATCACAAGAACTTAGCTAAGCTTGAAGGCTACTGCTGCGAACGTGGCAAGAGGTTTCTTGTTTATGAATACGCGAAGAACGGGTCTTTACTTGACCATCACGCTAAGAACCTAACGTGGAGGAGAAGAAACGATGTTTGCTTAAGCGTGGCGAAAGCTCTCTTCTATCTCCACTCGGAGTGCAGAGAGTTCGTCAGTCATGGGAGCTTGAGCCTTGGGAACATTCTGATAGGTGAGGAGTTTGAAGCTAAGTTGACAGAATATGGATTTGGCTCGTGTGCTGCTGATAAAGACGTTGAGGATTTTGGGAAAATGGTGTTAGCTTTGGTGACTGGTGGGTATGAGGAGGAGTGGGTGTACAGAGAATGGATTGAAGGGAGGGGAGAAACCGTTGTGGACAGAAGTTTAGAAAGTGGTTTTGATGTAGAGGAGCTTGAGAGGGTTTTGAGAATCTCTTTCTGGTGTGTTCAGGTGGATGAGCGGTTGAGACCGTCTATGGGGGAAGTGGTTAAGGTTTTGGAAGGTACATTGTGTGTTGATCCACCGCCGCCGCCTTTTGGTTGTGTAAAATCATCGCCGAGTAACTCATCAGGGTCTGGTCAGTCTTTGTATGAATCTGTAAGAGAGTGA
- the LOC106355567 gene encoding glutathione S-transferase T3-like, whose product MDPNKNSSNNIQNPSNNPFNYPNPNNYPFQNPFPNPNQPQNIPNYGFPPSFFTPSAVPNYHPYYGSPMSYSSQPPTYSSTPTDKEIASNVGATEFPEFSTQMTLGGISGVNEATLGADSSASATRKSVKWTTEQNLVLLSGWIKYGTNSVVGRNQKNESFWGKIAEYCNEHCSFDPPRSGVSCRNHYNYMNQKLSKWIGAYDNAKRMQQSGWSEQDVLAKAQEIYSGGGTGNFNLMKEWIAVRDQPRYGSQVGGNSGSKSSGSKRAHDSDASDSNSVGSTARPMGRDETKKKAKKKGKSVALEVVNEDFNEFKQIKAQEFERLEKLAMLQEEANERRKEAIQRQEEANQRQEEANQLMKEKTRAKKMKMWLKLSEKEHLNDQSNELFQQLSYELFGK is encoded by the coding sequence ATGGATCCCAACAAAAACTCTTCTAATAATATCCAAAACCCTTCAAACAACCCTTTTAACTATCCGAATCCCAACAACTATCCATTCCAAAATCCGTTTCCTAACCCCAACCAACCCCAAAACATaccaaattatggttttccaCCAAGTTTTTTCACGCCATCGGCTGTTCCAAACTACCATCCATATTATGGTTCGCCAATGTCATATTCATCTCAACCACCCACTTATTCTTCTACTCCAACGGATAAGGAAATTGCTTCGAATGTTGGAGCAACTGAATTTCCCGAGTTTTCTACACAAATGACTCTTGGTGGTATAAGTGGGGTTAATGAAGCAACTCTTGGAGCAGACAGTTCAGCCTCTGCTACCCGAAAAAGCGTCAAATGGACAACTGAGCAAAATTTGGTGCTATTGAGTGGGTGGATCAAATACGGAACAAACAGCGTTGTTGGCAGAAACCAGAAAAATGAATCATTTTGGGGCAAAATTGCTGAGTATTGTAATGAACATTGCTCATTTGATCCTCCGCGCAGTGGAGTTTCATGCAGAAATCATTACAACTACATGAACCAAAAATTGTCAAAATGGATTGGCGCTTACGATAACGCTAAGCGTATGCAACAAAGTGGGTGGTCGGAGCAAGATGTATTGGCGAAAGCGCAAGAAATCTATTCAGGTGGTGGTACCGGAAATTTCAATTTAATGAAAGAATGGATCGCTGTCCGTGATCAACCACGTTATGGTAGTCAAGTTGGAGGGAATAGTGGCTCTAAAAGCAGTGGATCTAAGAGAGCCCACGATAGTGATGCTAGTGACTCTAACTCTGTTGGATCCACTGCTCGTCCAATGGGAAGGgatgaaacaaagaaaaaagctAAAAAGAAAGGCAAGAGCGTAGCCCTGGAAGTGGTCAACGAAGATTTTAATGAATTCAAACAAATCAAGGCTCAAGAGTTTGAACGCTTGGAAAAATTAGCCATGTTGCAAGAGGAGGCAAACGAAAGGCGAAAGGAGGCAATCCAAAGGCAAGAGGAGGCAAACCAAAGGCAAGAGGAGGCAAATCAATTGATGAAAGAAAAAACTCGGgctaagaagatgaagatgtggCTGAAGCTAAGTGAAAAGGAACATCTCAATGACCAGAGCAACGAGTTGTTCCAACAGTTGAGCTACGAATTATTTGGAAAATAA
- the LOC106391748 gene encoding zinc finger CCCH domain-containing protein 30-like — translation MCCGSDQLNQISSSEDSTTNIEMNHLTVETEDTFASLLELAANNDVEGVRLSIDRDPSCVDEPGLWYGRQKGSKAMVNDHRTPLMVAATYGSIDVIKLILSLTDVNRACGSDQTTALHCAASGGAVNAVQVVKLLLAAGADLNLMDADGQRAGDVIVVPPKLEGVKLMLQELLSAATAERNLRVVTNVRTSRSNSPNEEEYGDGDGESPFKMKSSTEFKKEYPVDPSLPDIKNSIYSTDEFRMYSFKVRPCSRAYSHDWTECPFVHPGENARRRDPRKFHYSCVPCPDFRKGACRRGDMCEFAHGVFECWLHPAQYRTRLCKDGTGCARRVCFFAHIPEELRPLYESTGSAVLSPRSNADFAAALSLLPPGSPSGVSVMSPLSPSSGGNGMSSMAWPQPNVPALQLPGSNLRSSRLRSSFNARDEMNMLAEYEQQQLLNEFNSSLSRSGRMKSLPPSNLEDLFSAESSSSPRFNDSALASAVFSPTHKSAVFNQFQQQQQQSMLSPINTSYSSPKSVDHSLFSGGGRMSPRNVVEPISPMSSRVSMLAQCVKQQQQQQQQQNQFRSLRSREQLRTSSSPVVGSPVNNNNNNNAWSSQWGSSNGKPDWGMSSEAAALGKLSFDGGVEPDVSWVQSLVKENPNEAKEKAAATSSNTGQNTMQQPTTTTTSEMVMDHAGLEAWIEQMQLDQFVAQQN, via the coding sequence ATGTGCTGTGGATCAGACCAATTAAACCAGATCTCGTCGTCAGAAGATTCCACCACCAACATAGAGATGAACCACTTGACAGTCGAAACAGAGGACACTTTCGCTAGCCTCCTCGAGCTAGCCGCTAACAACGACGTAGAAGGCGTGAGGCTATCCATCGACAGAGACCCTTCCTGCGTAGACGAGCCTGGTCTCTGGTACGGTCGCCAAAAAGGCTCCAAAGCCATGGTCAACGATCACAGAACCCCCTTGATGGTCGCCGCTACTTACGGAAGCATCGACGTGATCAAGCTGATCCTCTCTTTAACCGACGTGAACCGAGCCTGCGGGAGCGATCAGACCACCGCCTTACACTGCGCCGCCTCCGGAGGGGCCGTGAACGCTGTTCAGGTCGTTAAGCTGCTTCTCGCGGCTGGAGCTGATTTGAATCTGATGGATGCTGATGGTCAGAGGGCTGGCGATGTTATCGTTGTCCCTCCGAAGCTTGAAGGTGTGAAGCTTATGCTTCAGGAGCTTCTCTCCGCGGCTACCGCGGAGAGGAACTTGAGGGTTGTGACGAATGTTAGGACCAGCAGGTCTAATTCTCCTAATGAAGAGGAGTATGGTGATGGCGATGGCGAGTCTCCGTTTAAGATGAAATCGTCTACGGAGTTCAAGAAAGAGTATCCCGTCGATCCGTCGTTGCCGGATATCAAGAACAGTATCTACTCAACGGACGAGTTTAGGATGTATTCGTTTAAAGTAAGGCCATGCTCGCGCGCGTACTCGCACGACTGGACGGAGTGTCCCTTCGTCCACCCGGGCGAGAACGCGCGGAGGAGGGACCCGAGGAAGTTTCATTACAGCTGCGTTCCCTGTCCGGATTTTCGGAAGGGAGCTTGTAGAAGAGGGGACATGTGCGAGTTCGCGCACGGCGTGTTCGAGTGCTGGCTTCACCCGGCTCAGTACCGCACGCGTCTCTGCAAAGATGGAACGGGATGCGCTCGCCGGGTTTGTTTCTTCGCCCATATACCCGAGGAGCTTCGACCGCTGTACGAGTCGACCGGTTCGGCCGTTCTTTCGCCTCGGTCTAACGCTGATTTCGCCGCTGCGTTGAGTCTTTTACCGCCCGGCTCTCCGTCTGGAGTCTCTGTCATGTCTCCGCTCTCGCCGTCCTCCGGGGGTAACGGGATGTCGTCGATGGCGTGGCCGCAGCCGAACGTTCCTGCTCTGCAGTTGCCTGGGAGCAATCTACGGTCGAGCAGGCTGAGATCTTCTTTCAATGCGAGAGATGAGATGAATATGTTGGCGGAGTACGAGCAGCAGCAGCTTCTTAATGAGTTCAACAGCTCGTTGAGTAGGTCTGGTCGGATGAAATCGCTGCCTCCTTCGAATCTTGAAGATCTTTTCTCTGCGGAAAGCTCTTCTTCTCCGAGGTTTAATGATTCGGCTTTGGCATCTGCTGTTTTCTCTCCTACGCATAAGTCAGCTGTGTTTAATCAATTCCAGCAACAGCAGCAGCAGAGTATGTTGTCTCCTATCAACACAAGCTACTCTTCGCCAAAGAGTGTGGATCACTCTTTGTTTTCAGGGGGAGGAAGGATGTCTCCTCGGAATGTGGTTGAGCCAATCTCGCCGATGAGTTCTCGCGTCTCTATGCTTGCTCAATGCGtgaagcagcagcagcagcagcaacagcaGCAGAATCAGTTCCGTAGCCTTAGATCCAGGGAGCAGCTTAGAACAAGCTCAAGCCCTGTTGTTGGTTCGCCGGTTAACAACAATAATAACAACAACGCGTGGTCATCTCAATGGGGTTCATCAAATGGTAAACCGGATTGGGGGATGAGCTCAGAGGCGGCAGCGCTTGGGAAGTTGTCGTTTGATGGTGGTGTTGAGCCTGATGTTTCATGGGTTCAGTCACTGGTGAAGGAGAATCCAAACGAGGCCAAAGAGAAAGCAGCTGCTACATCTTCTAACACTGGCCAAAACACAATGCAGCagccaacaacaacaacaacgtcTGAAATGGTAATGGATCATGCTGGCCTTGAAGCTTGGATTGAGCAAATGCAGCTCGATCAGTTCGTAGCTCAGCAGAATTGA